The sequence CCGCCGGTTACCGATGTTCGTGCGACCGGATCGGCTGTCCGACGCCCGCACGGCACCCCGTCTCCTTCGCCTGGCAGACCCAGTCGACCACCGACCGCGCCCAGGTCGAACGCTGGGCGCGCAACCAGCCCCAGGCCAACTTCATCACCGCGACCGGCATGGTCCACGACGTCCTCGACGTCCCGCTGGAGGCCGGCACCGCCGCCCTGGCCCGACTGCTGGAGGCCGGGATCGAGGTCGGCCCCGTCGCCGAATCGGGCGGCACCGGCGAACAGGCCCGGATGCTCTTCTTCACCGCCACCCGCGGCACCCCCGAGGACGAGGACGAGTGGTGGCCGTGCGAACTGGACTGCCACCCCGAGACGATGGACGAGCACCCGGGCCTGCGCTGGCACTGCCGCGGCAGCTACGTCCTGGTTCCGCCGGCGGCCCTGCCCGGTGACCAGGCGGTGACCTGGATCCGCGGCATGGAGCACACCCTCCCGGACCCGCTCACCCTCCTGGAAACCCTGACGGACGCCTGCGCCGCCTACGCGGGTACCGCGAACCTGACCCCGGCCGCGGTCGCCTGGCCCCTGGGCCACTAGGCCGTCTCTTTCGGATCTTGCCGGGCCCGGCCCGCCCGGCACGGCACCTCGCCGCGTTGTCGGGGCACTCCAGTACGTCCAGTACACGAGCGCCCCTCCGCCTTGCGATGCACCGCACCGGACGACCCGGGCTCGACCGACAAGATCCGAAAGAGACGGCCTAGCCCGGACTCCGCCCGCACTCGGGGCTCCGCCCCGCACCTGGCACCTCAAACGCCGGCGGGGCTGGAATCGCGCGGGGGGTGCGGGGGCGGAGCCCCCGGTACGGCGCGTCAGTGGTGGATCTGGGTCACGACCACGTCGAGGGACCAGGCCTTCGCCGGCTTCGTGGGGGCCTCGGCCTCGACCGTGTACCCCAGGTCCCGCAGGGCCGTGACCAGCTCGGCGGGTGAAGCCGGCGCGGCCCCCGCCGTCAGCAGGTCCCGTACCAGCCGACCCTTCGTCGCCTTGTTGAAGTGGCTCACCACGGACCGCTTCTCCACCCCGTCCACCAGCTGCGAGTGCAGCACCCGGACGGTCGCGGTCCGCCCCGCCACCTCGCCCTTCGGCTTCCACGCGGCCCCGTACGCCGCCGACCGCAGGTCCAGCACCAGCCCGTCCCCGGCCGCCTCCGGCATGACCTCCGCCATCGGCCCCCGCCAGTACGCCCCCAGCGCGCCCAGCGCGGGCAGCTTCACACCCATCGAGCAGCGGTACGACGGGATCCGGTCGGTGATCCGCACCGCGCCCCACAGCCCCGAGAACACCAGCAGCGCGTCCTCGGCCGACGCCCGCGCCGCGGCCGGCAGATCGGCCAGGCCGAGCGCGTCGTAGAGCACGCCCGTGTAGATCTCGCCCGCCGGCCGGGCCCCCGCCGTACGCAGCTCCGCGTTCTTGGCGACCTCGCCGCGCAGGCCCTCGCTCAGGCCCAGCACCTCGCGCGCCTTCAGCTCGTCCGCCGCGCACAGCTCGACCAGCTCCTCCAGCACCGCCGCACGGGCCGGAGCGAGACCGGGCAGGGACAGCGCCTCCGGCTTCAGGGGTGCGCCGGAGCCGCCGGCGGCCTTTCCTTCGGACGGCGGCAGCAGCACGAGCACGGTGGTTCTCCTTCGGTACGACGTCGCGGGGGGTGCGGCCCCCGAGCCAGGGTAGACGTCCGCCGCCCCCGCTCGCCGCGCCGTCCGGGCCCCCCGCCCCTACGCTCGACGCATGCCACGCCGTCAGATGCACATGACCGGCGCAGACGGGGCTGCTCTGCGGGCCGCGCTGCGTGAACTGCGGACGAAGCTGGAGGTGCCCGAGGCGTTCCCGGCCGCGGTCCTCGCCGAGGCCGAGCAGGCGGCGGCGCACCCCCGGCTCCCGGAGCTGGACTGTACGGACATCCCCTTCTTCACGATCGACCCGCCGGACTCGGTCGACCTCGACCAGGCCATGCACCTGGCGAAGCGCCCCGGCGGCGGTTACCGGGTCCGGTACGCCATCGCCGACGTCGCCGCCTTCGTCACCCCGGGCGGCGCGCTCGACGCCGAGGCCCACCGCCGCGTGACCACCCTGTACTTCCCCGACGGGAAGGTCCCGCTGCACCCGGCCGTCCTCTCGGAGGGCGCTGCCAGCCTGCTGCCCGATCAGCTCCGCCCGGCTCTGGTGTGGTCCTTCGACCTGGACCCCGACGGCCGGGTCGAGACCGTCGACGTCCGCCGTGCGCTGATCCGCAGCCGGGCCAGGCTCGACTACGACGGCGTCCAGAAGGCCATCGACACCGGTACGGCGGAGGAGCCGCTCGCCCTCCTGAAGGACATCGGCCGGCTCCGCGAGGCCCTGGAACAGGCACGCGGCGGCATCTCCCTCAACGTGCCCGAGCAGGAGATCGTCGAGCGCGACGGCACCTACTCCCTCGCCTACCGCGCCCCGCTGCCCGCCGACGGCTGGAACGCGCAGATCTCCCTGATGACCGGCATGGCCGCGGCCGATCTGATGCTGGCCACCGGCACGGGCATCCTGCGTACCCTGCCCAGCGCCCCTGACGGCGCGGTCGGCAAGCTCCGGCGGACGGCGAAGGCCCTCCGGATCGACTGGCCGCACCACGTGCCGTACGCCGAACTCGTGCGCTCCCTCGACCCGCACCGCCCCGACCACGCCGCCTTCCTCCAGGAGTGCACCGCCCTGCTGCGCGGCGCGGGCTACACGGTCTTCACCGGCGGCGAGAGCCCCGATCCGGCGATCCATTCCGCGGTGGCGGCCCCGTACACGCACTGCACCGCTCCGCTGCGCCGGCTCGTCGACCGCTACACCGGGGAGTTGTGCCTGGCGGCGGTGGCCGGGACGGAACCGCCGCCGTGGGTGTTGGAGGCCCTTCCCGCGCTCCCGGACGAGATGGCGGAAGGCGGCCGGCTGGCGAACACGGTCGAACGGGAGTCCGTGGACCTGGTCGAGGCGGCCGTGCTCAAGGAC comes from Streptomyces virginiae and encodes:
- a CDS encoding bifunctional DNA primase/polymerase, which codes for MGSESGRVKRGEQSRISQWLRRRQKPTAEDPGAEREALLLAVAAAGLPLAPAAHPAGYRCSCDRIGCPTPARHPVSFAWQTQSTTDRAQVERWARNQPQANFITATGMVHDVLDVPLEAGTAALARLLEAGIEVGPVAESGGTGEQARMLFFTATRGTPEDEDEWWPCELDCHPETMDEHPGLRWHCRGSYVLVPPAALPGDQAVTWIRGMEHTLPDPLTLLETLTDACAAYAGTANLTPAAVAWPLGH
- the yaaA gene encoding peroxide stress protein YaaA, encoding MLVLLPPSEGKAAGGSGAPLKPEALSLPGLAPARAAVLEELVELCAADELKAREVLGLSEGLRGEVAKNAELRTAGARPAGEIYTGVLYDALGLADLPAAARASAEDALLVFSGLWGAVRITDRIPSYRCSMGVKLPALGALGAYWRGPMAEVMPEAAGDGLVLDLRSAAYGAAWKPKGEVAGRTATVRVLHSQLVDGVEKRSVVSHFNKATKGRLVRDLLTAGAAPASPAELVTALRDLGYTVEAEAPTKPAKAWSLDVVVTQIHH
- a CDS encoding RNB domain-containing ribonuclease, producing the protein MPRRQMHMTGADGAALRAALRELRTKLEVPEAFPAAVLAEAEQAAAHPRLPELDCTDIPFFTIDPPDSVDLDQAMHLAKRPGGGYRVRYAIADVAAFVTPGGALDAEAHRRVTTLYFPDGKVPLHPAVLSEGAASLLPDQLRPALVWSFDLDPDGRVETVDVRRALIRSRARLDYDGVQKAIDTGTAEEPLALLKDIGRLREALEQARGGISLNVPEQEIVERDGTYSLAYRAPLPADGWNAQISLMTGMAAADLMLATGTGILRTLPSAPDGAVGKLRRTAKALRIDWPHHVPYAELVRSLDPHRPDHAAFLQECTALLRGAGYTVFTGGESPDPAIHSAVAAPYTHCTAPLRRLVDRYTGELCLAAVAGTEPPPWVLEALPALPDEMAEGGRLANTVERESVDLVEAAVLKDRVGETFEATVIDVKDGEPLVGTVHLEDPAVVGRIRSTTLDLPLGDRIRVRLTEADPGTSKILFAPV